A genome region from Salinigranum halophilum includes the following:
- a CDS encoding sensor histidine kinase has protein sequence MTAPPGTGPNRESTESLFDTLPDPVLSYGSERSGGPDSSPDALVLRMVNPAFASTFDVDRDWVGTPLERVTVAGRIVSDTGDDADANDISPHDTTTVRRILDAIRGTANSTVRFAQHHSDDRRQFHVRAVDTGDDDTDGYLHFTTVSELERRALELVARVDRLERTLDVVTHDIMSPIEVARIRLEAAQETSEAVHFQKVAGALDRIEQLVSDVHSVSAGGIDPTDTVALGDVAESAWETVDTAEATLVISPDAPTIRADTDRLRQMLENLFRNAVEHAGPDVTVTVDPIPDGFAVVDDGPGIPSEVGDNVFRFGVTTTPESRGLGLAIVDRIAREHGWRVSVVSPDSTSTDSNTGARFEFTGVSILT, from the coding sequence ATGACAGCGCCCCCGGGTACCGGGCCGAACCGTGAATCCACGGAGAGTCTCTTCGACACGTTGCCCGACCCCGTTCTGTCGTACGGGTCCGAGCGGTCAGGTGGGCCGGATTCGAGTCCAGATGCGCTCGTCCTTCGCATGGTCAATCCCGCCTTCGCATCGACGTTCGACGTCGACCGCGACTGGGTCGGCACTCCGCTCGAGCGCGTCACCGTTGCTGGTCGAATCGTGTCCGACACAGGTGACGACGCTGACGCCAACGACATCAGCCCGCATGACACGACAACCGTGAGAAGAATCCTCGATGCCATCCGTGGAACAGCCAACTCGACGGTCCGATTCGCACAGCATCACTCGGATGACAGACGTCAGTTTCACGTCCGAGCGGTCGACACAGGGGATGACGACACTGACGGCTATCTCCACTTCACTACAGTCTCAGAACTCGAACGACGAGCGCTCGAACTGGTGGCGAGGGTCGACCGCCTCGAACGAACCTTGGACGTCGTGACCCACGACATCATGAGCCCCATCGAAGTGGCTCGAATCCGCCTCGAAGCAGCACAGGAGACCAGCGAGGCGGTCCACTTCCAGAAAGTCGCGGGCGCACTCGATCGTATCGAACAACTAGTCAGTGATGTCCATTCGGTCAGTGCAGGGGGTATCGACCCGACCGACACGGTTGCGCTGGGGGACGTCGCCGAGTCCGCGTGGGAGACAGTCGACACGGCCGAGGCCACGCTCGTTATTTCACCAGATGCACCGACTATCCGAGCCGATACCGACCGTCTCCGCCAGATGTTGGAGAACCTCTTTCGCAACGCCGTCGAGCATGCGGGGCCTGATGTGACCGTGACTGTCGACCCGATTCCGGATGGGTTCGCGGTCGTCGACGACGGTCCGGGAATCCCGTCGGAAGTCGGCGACAATGTGTTCAGGTTTGGCGTGACGACTACGCCGGAGAGTCGAGGGCTCGGACTCGCCATCGTCGATCGGATCGCACGGGAACATGGCTGGCGGGTGTCGGTCGTCTCACCCGACTCTACATCGACCGACTCGAATACGGGTGCCAGATTCGAGTTTACGGGTGTCTCGATTCTCACGTGA
- a CDS encoding bacterio-opsin activator domain-containing protein: protein MDDALEYVTDGVLVVDEGWHVTRANAVAAASLHHDVSELTGLDVRDVFPRSVDSRFHEAVADADAEPIATDFEDYFPDIGKWFEVRTVPVDGGMIVVFHDITGRKNLEDSITDREAELDRLTRINATIQEIIRELVGATTREEIERTVCERLAASDLYEFTWIGERDLLTDRLIHRSAAGEYEGVVELLVDESGTSDGPESLEQAVTRTGETRLVRQLVEDESVPESVRRVAFARGLQSAIAVPVRYGTTTYGVLGVYAARANAFTERERKSLATLGVATGFVINAARQRNLLLSDTVVELTFRLTDSADVLLAASSRLACSLAVEGIVPLSEGALRCFVGVEGTPPGHLLEAVRDSTGIVDARVVHETTADEATDGGLLELTITEESPLLSLVEYGATVRTATYTEGVGRVVAELAPDEDVRAVVEAVGERFPDSNLLAKRERERDVETAQEFRSSLYERLTDRQQTALRVAYHGGYFKSPRDSTAEELADGLGISSPTLHYHLRAAQWKLVDAFITDDPGRPLRDERDGWHGGQGVDR from the coding sequence ATGGACGACGCCCTGGAGTACGTGACTGACGGCGTGCTCGTCGTCGATGAGGGGTGGCACGTCACTCGGGCGAACGCCGTCGCGGCGGCCAGCCTCCATCACGACGTCTCGGAACTGACCGGCCTCGATGTCCGCGATGTCTTTCCCCGGTCGGTCGACTCGCGGTTCCACGAGGCCGTCGCGGATGCGGACGCAGAGCCGATTGCGACCGACTTCGAGGACTATTTCCCCGACATCGGGAAGTGGTTCGAGGTTCGGACGGTCCCCGTGGATGGCGGGATGATAGTCGTCTTCCACGATATCACTGGTCGCAAAAACCTCGAAGACTCGATTACCGACCGCGAGGCGGAGTTAGACCGTCTCACGCGCATCAACGCGACCATTCAGGAGATAATCCGTGAACTGGTCGGCGCGACGACTCGTGAGGAAATCGAACGGACCGTCTGTGAACGGCTTGCGGCGAGCGACCTCTACGAGTTCACGTGGATCGGAGAGCGCGACCTGCTGACCGACCGTCTCATCCACCGGAGTGCGGCCGGCGAGTACGAGGGCGTCGTCGAGTTGCTCGTCGACGAGAGCGGAACGTCCGACGGGCCGGAGTCCCTGGAACAAGCCGTCACACGAACCGGTGAGACGCGACTCGTTCGACAGCTCGTCGAGGACGAGTCAGTGCCCGAGTCGGTACGGCGCGTCGCGTTCGCCCGCGGACTGCAGTCTGCCATCGCGGTCCCCGTTCGATACGGTACGACCACCTACGGCGTCCTCGGCGTGTACGCGGCTCGCGCGAACGCCTTCACCGAGCGTGAGCGCAAGAGCCTGGCGACGTTGGGCGTCGCAACGGGGTTCGTTATCAACGCCGCTCGACAGCGCAATCTCCTCCTGTCGGATACGGTGGTCGAACTCACGTTCCGCCTGACCGATTCTGCGGACGTGCTGCTGGCGGCATCGTCTCGACTAGCCTGCTCGCTCGCGGTCGAAGGCATCGTCCCGCTCTCCGAAGGCGCGTTGCGCTGTTTCGTCGGCGTCGAGGGCACGCCACCCGGACACCTCCTCGAGGCGGTGAGAGACTCGACTGGGATCGTCGACGCCCGCGTCGTCCACGAAACGACGGCAGACGAAGCGACCGATGGTGGACTGCTCGAACTCACTATCACCGAGGAGTCACCACTCTTGTCCCTGGTGGAGTACGGCGCAACCGTCCGGACGGCGACGTACACTGAGGGCGTCGGACGGGTCGTCGCGGAACTCGCCCCTGACGAGGACGTCCGCGCAGTGGTCGAAGCCGTCGGTGAGCGATTTCCCGACTCGAATCTCCTCGCGAAGCGGGAACGAGAGCGGGACGTCGAGACGGCTCAGGAGTTCCGAAGCTCGCTCTACGAGCGACTCACCGACCGCCAGCAAACGGCACTGAGGGTGGCGTATCACGGCGGCTACTTCAAATCACCACGTGACAGCACGGCCGAGGAACTCGCCGACGGACTCGGTATCTCCTCGCCCACGCTCCACTACCACCTCCGGGCCGCCCAGTGGAAGCTGGTCGACGCATTCATCACCGATGACCCGGGCCGACCACTTCGCGACGAGCGTGACGGGTGGCACGGGGGTCAGGGGGTCGACCGATGA